A DNA window from Rhodococcus sp. Z13 contains the following coding sequences:
- a CDS encoding holo-ACP synthase → MGVAGVGFDLVSVPEFAEQLSRPGTTMLANFTPGERRDANTRSSDPARHFAARWAAKEAVIKAWSASLFGSPPVLPETIHQQIEVVSDAWGRPSIRLHREVAEKLAGMRIHVSLTHDGDMAGAFVVLDEPDA, encoded by the coding sequence ATGGGAGTTGCGGGTGTCGGGTTCGACCTCGTATCGGTGCCGGAGTTCGCGGAACAGCTGAGTCGTCCGGGTACGACGATGCTGGCGAACTTCACACCGGGTGAACGTCGCGACGCGAACACCCGCAGCTCCGATCCGGCCCGTCACTTCGCGGCCCGGTGGGCGGCGAAGGAGGCGGTGATCAAGGCGTGGTCGGCGTCGCTGTTCGGCAGCCCGCCGGTCCTGCCGGAGACCATCCACCAGCAGATCGAGGTGGTCTCGGATGCGTGGGGTCGCCCGAGCATCCGGCTGCACCGCGAGGTTGCCGAGAAGCTCGCGGGGATGCGGATCCACGTGTCGCTGACCCATGACGGCGACATGGCCGGCGCGTTCGTCGTCCTCGACGAACCGGACGCGTGA
- a CDS encoding TetR/AcrR family transcriptional regulator: MESATNGRRAPRRRIDPALEVQSEPQELVPRRRPTQERSRRKFDALLAASRELLTEVGFESFTCEEVAARADVPIGTLYQFFANKYVIVCELNRQDLVGVQDELAQFNGKIPSVDWLRFLNNFVDHLAGLWTTDPSRREVWLAMQSTPSTRATGAIHEREFAERVARMLAPLTPDTPRARRKLMAEVLVHIVYSMLNFSVQDDQTHADAVFELKRIMVAYLQVAEQDSRAQAKRRKRREESERKRAELEKGEPETDGQEQSAPEEPDADTDRAEETSAPSAR, translated from the coding sequence GTGGAGTCAGCAACGAACGGCCGTCGCGCCCCGCGCCGCCGGATCGATCCGGCACTCGAGGTCCAGTCCGAGCCTCAGGAGCTCGTGCCGCGCCGACGGCCCACCCAGGAACGCAGTCGCCGCAAGTTCGACGCGCTGCTGGCCGCCTCGCGGGAACTGCTCACCGAAGTCGGGTTCGAGTCGTTCACCTGCGAGGAGGTCGCGGCGCGCGCCGACGTCCCGATCGGCACGCTCTACCAGTTCTTCGCCAACAAGTACGTGATCGTGTGCGAACTCAACCGGCAGGATCTGGTGGGTGTGCAGGACGAACTCGCCCAGTTCAACGGCAAGATCCCGTCCGTCGACTGGTTGCGCTTCCTCAACAACTTCGTCGACCACCTGGCCGGTCTGTGGACCACCGATCCGTCCCGCCGCGAGGTGTGGCTGGCGATGCAGTCCACCCCGTCGACGCGGGCCACCGGCGCCATCCACGAACGCGAGTTCGCCGAGCGGGTCGCGCGGATGCTCGCCCCGCTCACCCCGGACACCCCGCGGGCGCGACGCAAGCTCATGGCAGAGGTGCTCGTGCACATCGTGTACTCGATGCTGAACTTCTCGGTCCAGGACGACCAGACCCACGCCGACGCGGTGTTCGAACTCAAGCGGATCATGGTCGCCTACCTGCAGGTCGCCGAGCAGGATTCACGTGCGCAGGCCAAGCGCCGCAAGCGACGTGAGGAGTCCGAACGCAAGCGGGCGGAACTGGAGAAGGGCGAACCGGAGACGGACGGGCAGGAGCAGTCCGCCCCCGAGGAACCCGACGCGGACACGGATCGGGCCGAGGAGACGTCCGCCCCCTCGGCCCGATAG
- a CDS encoding dipeptidase yields MNSVDTAIRDRLRDRIRAAMPAARTDLATLVAFRSVADPRKFPAEECVAAAHWVQDAFRDAGIAHVETIGTSDGSLAVIGHSPAPAGAPTVLLYSHYDVQPPGDESLWLSPPFTLTDRDGRWYGRGAADCKGNIVMHLLALRALHQDGPLPVGVRIVVEGSEEMGGAGLDRLVAERPELFDADLIVIGDSGNAEVGQPTLTTTLRGIANVDVHIETLKGEIHSGMYGGAAPDALAALIHLLGTLRDEHGNTVVDGLDCTATWAGVPYPEERFRADAGVLDGVTLPTSGTVADAVWARPTLTVLGIDAPPVEGAVAAIVPRASARLNLRVPPGIDARTAQDALVAHLEAHVPWGAHLRIDRDVLGEPFRARTDGPGYAALRAALEAAYGRAVGTAGQGGSIPLCTALQRAVPRAEIALIGVEEPRCVIHAPNESVDPSEIENLAVAEALLLSTLGGCG; encoded by the coding sequence ATGAACAGCGTGGACACCGCCATCCGGGACCGACTCCGCGACCGGATCCGCGCCGCGATGCCGGCGGCGCGCACCGATCTCGCCACCCTCGTGGCCTTCCGATCCGTCGCCGATCCCCGGAAGTTCCCCGCAGAGGAGTGCGTCGCCGCCGCCCACTGGGTGCAGGACGCCTTCCGGGACGCCGGGATCGCGCACGTCGAGACGATCGGGACGTCCGACGGTTCCCTCGCCGTGATCGGCCACAGCCCCGCCCCGGCGGGTGCACCCACCGTCCTGCTCTACAGCCACTACGACGTCCAGCCCCCGGGCGACGAATCATTGTGGCTCAGCCCGCCGTTCACCCTCACCGACCGGGACGGCCGCTGGTACGGGCGCGGCGCCGCCGACTGCAAGGGCAACATCGTCATGCACCTGCTGGCCCTGCGCGCGCTGCACCAGGACGGCCCGCTGCCCGTCGGTGTCCGCATCGTCGTCGAGGGCTCCGAGGAGATGGGCGGCGCCGGCCTCGACCGTCTGGTCGCCGAGCGCCCCGAACTGTTCGACGCCGACCTCATCGTCATCGGCGACTCCGGCAACGCCGAGGTCGGGCAGCCCACGCTCACCACCACCCTGCGCGGCATCGCCAACGTCGACGTCCACATCGAGACGCTGAAGGGCGAGATCCACTCCGGGATGTACGGGGGAGCGGCACCGGACGCGCTCGCCGCCCTGATCCACCTGCTCGGCACCCTGCGAGACGAGCACGGCAACACCGTCGTCGACGGCCTGGACTGCACTGCCACCTGGGCCGGCGTGCCCTATCCGGAGGAGCGGTTCCGCGCCGACGCCGGGGTGCTCGACGGGGTGACCCTGCCGACCTCCGGCACCGTCGCCGACGCGGTGTGGGCGCGACCCACCCTGACCGTCCTCGGTATCGACGCCCCGCCGGTCGAAGGGGCAGTGGCCGCGATCGTGCCCCGCGCCTCGGCACGTCTGAACCTGCGGGTGCCGCCCGGCATCGACGCGAGGACCGCGCAGGACGCGCTCGTCGCCCACCTCGAGGCCCACGTGCCGTGGGGAGCGCACCTGCGTATCGACCGTGACGTCCTCGGCGAGCCGTTCCGGGCACGGACGGACGGCCCCGGCTACGCGGCGCTGCGCGCGGCGCTCGAGGCCGCCTACGGCCGGGCGGTCGGGACCGCCGGGCAGGGCGGCTCGATCCCGTTGTGCACTGCGCTGCAACGCGCCGTGCCGCGGGCCGAGATCGCCCTGATCGGCGTCGAGGAACCCCGCTGCGTCATCCACGCCCCGAACGAGAGCGTCGACCCGTCCGAGATCGAGAACCTCGCGGTCGCCGAGGCACTGCTGCTGTCCACCCTCGGTGGGTGCGGCTGA
- the bcp gene encoding thioredoxin-dependent thiol peroxidase: protein MTENNRLAPGDPAPDFTLPDADGNEVSLSDYRGRKVIVYFYPAASTPGCTKQACDFRDSLAELNEAGLAVIGISPDKPAKLAKFRDAEQLNFPLLSDPDKTTLAAWGAFGEKKMYGKTVTGVIRSTFLVDEEGKIEVAQYNVRATGHVAKLRRDLSI, encoded by the coding sequence ATGACGGAGAACAACAGACTCGCGCCCGGAGACCCCGCCCCCGACTTCACCCTGCCCGACGCCGACGGCAACGAGGTGTCGCTGTCCGACTACCGCGGACGCAAGGTGATCGTGTACTTCTACCCGGCCGCGAGCACACCGGGTTGCACCAAGCAGGCCTGCGACTTCCGCGACAGCCTCGCCGAGCTGAACGAGGCCGGTCTCGCCGTGATCGGCATCTCCCCCGACAAGCCGGCCAAGCTCGCGAAGTTCCGCGACGCCGAGCAGCTGAACTTCCCGTTGCTGTCCGACCCGGACAAGACCACGCTGGCGGCCTGGGGCGCGTTCGGCGAGAAGAAGATGTACGGCAAGACCGTCACCGGTGTCATCCGCTCGACCTTCCTCGTCGACGAGGAAGGGAAGATCGAGGTCGCGCAGTACAACGTCCGCGCGACCGGGCACGTCGCCAAGCTACGCCGCGACCTGTCGATCTGA
- a CDS encoding DUF3618 domain-containing protein, whose translation MGRDTEDIEREIERARNQLAATLDELSLRANPKNLVANTKQTLLAKVDQPQVKKYALIAVGSIVGLLVLRRVLR comes from the coding sequence GTGGGTAGGGATACCGAGGACATCGAGCGGGAGATCGAACGGGCCCGCAACCAGCTCGCGGCCACGCTCGACGAACTGAGCCTCCGCGCCAACCCGAAGAACCTGGTGGCCAACACGAAGCAGACCCTGCTCGCGAAGGTCGATCAGCCGCAGGTGAAGAAGTACGCGCTCATCGCCGTGGGTTCGATCGTCGGGCTGCTGGTGCTGCGCCGCGTCCTGCGCTGA
- a CDS encoding L,D-transpeptidase has protein sequence MIVIGVVAFVTGCTGASGTGADEVPIDSNPVAALIKPTVSSSVSDGSVGFSPIDPVTVSVVNGKLDSVTLLNPAGEPVAGELSPDGLTWANTEPLGYNRSYTLETVAYGLGGATTSVASFTTSSPANLTQPYVLPGEGSVVGIGQPVAVQFDENIPDRLAAEQAITVTTNPPVEGAFYWVSNREVRWRPENYWAPGTTVNVEVKVYGKDLGEGLFGQADVTSSFTIGDAVIITADDNTKQVTVNRNGVDVMTMPTSFGKDSSPTPNGVYIIGDRFANMIMDSSTYGVPADSPQGYRTPVDWAVRMSYSGIFFHSAPWSIGDQGVRNVSHGCLNLSPANAKWIYDNTKRGDIVIVRNTVGGTLPGTEGLGDWNIPWSTWKAGNAAA, from the coding sequence ATGATCGTCATCGGTGTCGTGGCGTTCGTCACCGGATGTACGGGCGCGTCGGGTACGGGTGCCGACGAGGTGCCCATCGATTCGAACCCCGTGGCCGCACTCATCAAGCCGACCGTGTCGTCGAGCGTGTCCGACGGATCCGTGGGCTTCTCGCCGATCGACCCGGTCACGGTCTCGGTGGTCAACGGCAAGCTCGACTCGGTGACCCTGCTCAACCCGGCGGGCGAGCCCGTGGCGGGAGAACTCTCGCCCGATGGCCTCACCTGGGCGAACACCGAACCTCTCGGATACAACCGCAGCTACACCCTGGAGACCGTCGCCTACGGTCTCGGCGGCGCGACCACCTCGGTGGCGTCGTTCACGACCTCGTCGCCGGCGAACCTCACCCAGCCCTACGTGCTGCCCGGTGAGGGCTCGGTCGTCGGCATCGGCCAGCCGGTGGCCGTGCAGTTCGACGAGAACATCCCGGACCGCCTCGCGGCGGAGCAGGCGATCACCGTCACCACGAACCCGCCGGTCGAGGGTGCCTTCTACTGGGTGAGCAACCGCGAGGTGCGGTGGCGGCCCGAGAACTACTGGGCGCCGGGCACCACGGTGAACGTCGAGGTGAAGGTCTACGGCAAGGACCTCGGTGAAGGACTCTTCGGCCAGGCGGACGTGACGTCCTCGTTCACCATCGGCGACGCCGTGATCATCACCGCCGACGACAACACCAAGCAGGTCACCGTCAACCGCAACGGTGTGGACGTGATGACCATGCCGACGTCCTTCGGCAAGGACTCCTCGCCCACCCCCAACGGCGTCTACATCATCGGCGACCGCTTCGCGAACATGATCATGGACTCGTCGACCTACGGTGTGCCCGCGGATTCTCCGCAGGGTTACCGCACCCCGGTCGACTGGGCGGTGCGCATGTCCTACAGCGGCATCTTCTTCCACTCCGCGCCGTGGTCGATCGGCGACCAGGGTGTCCGCAACGTCAGCCACGGCTGCCTGAACCTGAGCCCGGCCAACGCGAAGTGGATCTACGACAACACCAAGCGCGGCGATATCGTCATCGTCCGCAACACGGTCGGTGGCACCCTGCCGGGCACGGAGGGTCTGGGCGACTGGAACATCCCGTGGTCGACGTGGAAGGCGGGCAACGCCGCAGCTTGA
- a CDS encoding lipase family protein — protein sequence MTVWTRRWRLRSCSAVLPALLVPAVLLLPGTAAADPVPRGAGTAGTVIAVRDLPAHLWIPGAAEAHRIEYRTEWRSGESTPATGAVFLPPGPPPEGGWPVVAWGHGTTGMGDDCAHTTAFPRGVRENAYLGHWLDAGYALVAADYPGLGSEGLHRYLDGPSAANSIVDLVRAAHTTGAPLSDRWVVLGQSQGGHAALHTGAVATRRAPELDFRGTVATGAPANLEKAYLIGIPDFPDLGLQGLVSFSSYIFAALREAYPDADVDSYLTPVGREIVDRAEEMCLLELEESVRGVKAGEVLARPLSQPPLPALLQDYLSVPVTGYDRPVLLAHGVKDAVVPLPLSAAHAAEMRAAGADVDYRVYDGGHGSTMELSLPDVEAFIARVLAD from the coding sequence ATGACCGTGTGGACACGACGGTGGCGGCTCCGATCCTGCAGCGCGGTTCTCCCCGCCCTCCTCGTGCCCGCCGTCCTCCTCCTGCCAGGCACCGCCGCGGCCGACCCCGTCCCCCGAGGGGCGGGAACGGCCGGGACGGTGATCGCGGTCCGGGACCTCCCCGCTCACCTGTGGATTCCCGGCGCTGCCGAGGCCCACAGGATCGAATACCGCACCGAGTGGCGCTCGGGGGAATCCACCCCCGCCACCGGTGCGGTTTTTCTTCCCCCGGGTCCACCGCCGGAGGGTGGCTGGCCCGTCGTGGCGTGGGGGCACGGCACCACCGGCATGGGCGACGACTGCGCCCACACCACCGCCTTCCCGCGCGGCGTGCGCGAGAACGCTTATCTCGGTCATTGGCTCGACGCCGGCTACGCCCTCGTCGCCGCGGACTATCCGGGGCTGGGCTCCGAGGGCCTGCACCGCTATCTGGACGGGCCGAGCGCCGCCAACAGCATCGTCGACCTCGTGCGGGCCGCTCACACCACCGGAGCGCCGCTGTCGGACCGGTGGGTGGTGCTGGGTCAGTCGCAGGGCGGGCACGCCGCCCTGCACACCGGCGCGGTGGCCACACGCCGCGCCCCCGAACTCGACTTCCGCGGCACGGTCGCGACCGGCGCTCCCGCCAATCTGGAGAAGGCCTATCTCATCGGGATACCGGACTTCCCGGATCTCGGTCTGCAGGGCCTGGTGAGCTTCAGCAGCTACATCTTCGCGGCCCTGCGCGAGGCCTATCCGGACGCCGACGTCGACTCGTATCTCACCCCGGTCGGCCGCGAGATCGTCGACCGCGCGGAGGAGATGTGCCTGCTCGAGCTCGAGGAGTCGGTGCGCGGCGTGAAGGCGGGGGAGGTGCTTGCCCGTCCGCTCTCGCAGCCTCCCCTCCCCGCACTGCTGCAGGACTACCTGTCCGTCCCCGTCACCGGCTACGACCGGCCGGTCCTGCTCGCGCACGGCGTGAAGGACGCGGTGGTCCCGCTGCCGCTGTCCGCGGCCCACGCTGCCGAGATGCGCGCGGCGGGCGCGGACGTCGACTACCGCGTCTACGACGGCGGTCACGGCTCGACGATGGAACTGTCGCTGCCCGACGTGGAGGCGTTCATCGCCCGGGTCCTCGCCGACTGA
- the orn gene encoding oligoribonuclease: protein MQDKLVWIDCEMTGLRLGSDKLIEIAALVTDSDLNVLGDGVDIVIHADDDALADMPEVVQQMHERSGLTEEVRRSTVSIAEAEKQVLAYIREHVPEAGTAPLAGNSIATDRGFIARDMPELDNYLHYRMVDVSSIKELCRRWYPRIYFGQPEKGLSHRALADIRESIRELRYYRRTAFVAPPGPSPAEITAAVKDLGPA from the coding sequence GTGCAGGACAAACTCGTATGGATCGACTGTGAGATGACGGGGCTGCGTCTCGGCAGCGACAAACTGATCGAGATCGCGGCTCTGGTCACCGACAGTGATCTCAACGTGCTCGGCGACGGCGTGGACATCGTCATCCACGCGGACGACGATGCGCTCGCCGACATGCCGGAGGTCGTGCAGCAGATGCACGAGCGGTCCGGGCTCACCGAGGAGGTGCGGCGCTCGACGGTGAGCATCGCCGAAGCGGAGAAGCAGGTCCTCGCCTATATCCGCGAACACGTCCCCGAGGCCGGTACGGCTCCGCTGGCGGGCAACTCCATCGCCACGGACCGCGGGTTCATCGCCCGCGACATGCCCGAGCTCGACAACTACCTGCACTACCGCATGGTGGACGTCAGCTCCATCAAGGAGCTGTGCCGTCGCTGGTACCCGCGCATCTACTTCGGTCAGCCGGAGAAGGGGCTGTCGCACCGGGCGCTGGCCGACATCAGGGAGTCGATCCGGGAGCTGCGCTACTACCGGCGCACCGCGTTCGTGGCTCCTCCGGGACCGTCGCCGGCCGAGATCACCGCGGCCGTGAAGGACCTGGGACCCGCCTGA
- a CDS encoding DUF853 domain-containing protein, with the protein MIEDPEIATAAIASGYEVIGGALEPGTVVVDGIADPDAQVRIPLAGLTRHVLVAGADRTATLQVLAEQLSAAGIPVVVAGAATDLSGLSASGDPTDDVLTRAGDTGDESWTPTGYPVACYSLGAEGTGIPVRVTVTSFGPVLLAKALGLDTDAEAALTQVFRGADRHGHPLLDLADLRRAVIYAEEDGADLTPETADALLDAIDDLENAGGGGCFGEPEIEVEDLLRVADGHGTIDLIEVGGSIRPALSSVFPLWLLADLIHTLPEVGEVDEPRLVFVFDEAHLLFADASETFLHEIEETLDLLSSRGVGVVFATGAPTEVPDPVLDRLGTRLLHALPDPADEAVFAKAVGLYPESDVYEIAETIRSLGPGEALVTAMSEIGTPTPVAWTRIRAPRSRRGTVGESAMRASAQANPLYGKYGRPIDRESAYAKLTASVVGPTDEEPTETPSEAGQEIERNLFGIGRRRRR; encoded by the coding sequence ATGATCGAGGATCCCGAGATCGCCACAGCGGCGATCGCATCCGGATACGAGGTGATCGGCGGGGCGCTCGAACCGGGCACCGTGGTCGTGGACGGCATCGCGGACCCCGACGCGCAGGTCCGCATCCCGCTCGCCGGCCTCACCCGGCACGTCCTCGTCGCCGGTGCGGACCGGACCGCGACACTGCAGGTGCTCGCCGAACAACTCTCGGCGGCGGGGATCCCCGTCGTGGTCGCCGGCGCGGCCACCGACCTGTCGGGACTGTCGGCCTCGGGTGACCCCACCGACGATGTGCTCACCCGCGCCGGCGACACCGGCGACGAATCGTGGACGCCCACCGGATATCCGGTGGCCTGTTACTCGCTCGGCGCCGAGGGTACCGGGATCCCGGTGCGGGTCACCGTCACCTCCTTCGGGCCGGTCCTGCTCGCGAAGGCGCTCGGCCTCGACACCGACGCGGAGGCGGCCCTGACACAGGTCTTCCGCGGTGCCGACCGGCACGGCCACCCCCTGCTCGACCTCGCCGACCTGCGCCGCGCGGTGATCTATGCGGAGGAGGACGGCGCCGACCTGACGCCGGAGACCGCCGACGCGCTCCTCGACGCCATCGACGATCTCGAAAATGCCGGGGGAGGTGGGTGTTTCGGCGAACCCGAGATCGAGGTCGAGGACCTGCTGCGGGTCGCCGACGGGCACGGGACGATCGACCTGATCGAAGTCGGCGGGAGCATCCGCCCGGCCCTGTCCTCCGTCTTCCCGCTGTGGCTGCTCGCCGACCTGATCCACACGCTGCCGGAGGTCGGGGAGGTCGACGAACCACGCCTGGTGTTCGTCTTCGACGAGGCACACCTGCTGTTCGCGGACGCGTCGGAGACCTTCCTGCACGAGATCGAGGAGACCCTCGACCTGCTGAGCTCGCGGGGCGTCGGGGTCGTCTTCGCCACCGGTGCCCCGACGGAGGTGCCCGACCCGGTCCTCGACCGGCTCGGAACCCGTCTGCTGCACGCCCTCCCGGACCCGGCCGACGAGGCCGTGTTCGCGAAGGCGGTGGGGCTGTACCCGGAGTCGGACGTCTACGAGATCGCGGAGACGATCCGGTCGCTCGGCCCCGGAGAGGCCCTCGTCACTGCGATGTCCGAGATCGGCACCCCCACCCCGGTGGCGTGGACGCGGATCCGGGCGCCGCGGTCCCGCCGGGGCACGGTGGGGGAGAGCGCGATGCGGGCGTCGGCGCAGGCGAATCCGCTCTACGGCAAGTACGGTCGCCCGATCGACCGCGAATCGGCGTACGCGAAGCTCACCGCCTCCGTCGTCGGCCCCACGGACGAGGAACCGACGGAAACGCCGTCCGAGGCCGGACAGGAGATCGAACGCAACCTGTTCGGCATCGGACGGCGCCGCAGACGGTGA
- the cmrA gene encoding mycolate reductase (Catalyzes the final step in mycolic acid biosynthesis.), which yields MTLPNPHPDARAVVTGASSGIGEALATELAARGHSLILVARRGEVMEELAEKLRAEHGVTVEVRACDLSDRDARAPLVEELGNRRISILCNNAGIATFGPVTDLDPAYERAQVELNAVAVHDLTLAVLPQMVERNSGGILMVGSAAGNMAIPNNATYAATKAFVNTFSESLRGELKGTGVHVTLLAPGPVRTEEPDPAEASIVDKLVPDFLWISSEYTAKVSLDALAANRMRIVPGVISKAMSAAGQFSPRSISAPIAGAFYKKLGGS from the coding sequence GTGACTCTGCCGAATCCCCATCCAGATGCCCGTGCCGTCGTCACCGGAGCGTCCTCCGGTATCGGCGAGGCGCTCGCAACCGAACTGGCCGCGCGCGGCCACTCGCTGATCCTCGTGGCCCGCCGCGGCGAGGTGATGGAGGAACTCGCCGAGAAGCTGCGCGCGGAGCACGGCGTCACCGTCGAGGTGCGTGCGTGCGATCTGTCCGACCGGGACGCCCGCGCGCCCCTCGTCGAGGAGCTCGGGAACCGCCGTATCAGCATCCTGTGCAACAACGCCGGTATCGCCACCTTCGGACCGGTGACCGACCTCGATCCCGCCTACGAACGCGCGCAGGTCGAGCTCAACGCCGTCGCGGTGCACGATCTCACCCTTGCGGTGCTTCCGCAGATGGTCGAGCGGAACTCCGGCGGGATCCTCATGGTGGGCTCGGCCGCGGGCAACATGGCGATCCCGAACAACGCCACCTATGCGGCGACGAAGGCGTTCGTGAACACCTTCTCCGAGTCGCTGCGCGGTGAGCTCAAGGGCACCGGCGTGCACGTCACCCTGCTCGCTCCCGGACCGGTGCGCACCGAGGAGCCGGATCCGGCCGAGGCGTCGATCGTCGACAAGCTCGTCCCGGACTTCCTGTGGATCTCGAGCGAGTACACCGCGAAGGTGTCGCTCGACGCGCTCGCCGCGAACCGCATGCGCATCGTCCCCGGCGTGATCAGCAAGGCCATGTCGGCGGCGGGTCAGTTCTCGCCGCGGTCGATCTCCGCGCCGATCGCCGGCGCGTTCTACAAGAAGCTCGGCGGCAGCTGA
- a CDS encoding MFS transporter produces MNAHTDVAGGVGQAATRRQVLSWGLWDWGSAAFNAVILTFVFSVYLTDAVGDDLPGGISASTWFGWSVGISGFVIAVTAPVSGQRYDAEGRRKRSLGVLTAVTVAAMAAMYFVRDDYHYLWLGLVLLGVASVTAELAQVPYNSMLRQVSTPDDIGRVSGFGWAMGYFGGIVLLLLCYTGFIAGDGDTRGFLGVPTDGGTNIRLVALFAAVWFAVFAVPVLLAVPEKPVARADLTRRAGFLESYRVLWRDLSELWREDRRTIWYLGASALFRDGLAGVFTFGAVLAVTVYGIGAGDVLIFGVAANVVSAIGALVAGRIDDRLGPKAVIVGSLVSMIATGIVLLVVSGPTMFWIFGLVLCLFVGPAQSSARTFLARLTPPGREGQMFGLYATTGRAVSFLAPSLFGFFAWWFGADRAGIVGLLIVLAAGLLALLAVRAPEGDPDA; encoded by the coding sequence ATGAATGCGCACACGGACGTGGCCGGCGGTGTCGGGCAGGCCGCCACGCGTCGTCAGGTCTTGTCGTGGGGACTGTGGGACTGGGGCTCGGCCGCGTTCAACGCGGTGATCCTCACCTTCGTGTTCTCCGTCTATCTCACCGATGCGGTCGGCGACGACCTGCCGGGCGGCATCTCGGCGAGCACGTGGTTCGGCTGGTCGGTCGGCATCTCCGGGTTCGTCATCGCCGTGACCGCCCCGGTGTCGGGGCAGCGCTACGACGCGGAGGGCCGCCGCAAACGGTCGCTCGGGGTGCTCACCGCGGTCACCGTCGCGGCGATGGCCGCGATGTACTTCGTGCGCGACGACTACCACTATCTGTGGCTCGGTCTCGTACTCCTCGGTGTCGCGTCGGTGACGGCGGAACTGGCCCAGGTGCCCTACAACTCGATGCTGCGGCAGGTGTCCACCCCGGACGACATCGGCCGGGTGTCCGGTTTCGGCTGGGCGATGGGCTATTTCGGTGGCATCGTGCTGCTGCTGCTGTGCTACACGGGGTTCATCGCCGGTGACGGCGACACGCGTGGCTTCCTGGGGGTGCCCACCGACGGCGGCACCAACATCCGTCTCGTCGCGTTGTTCGCCGCCGTGTGGTTCGCGGTGTTCGCGGTGCCGGTGCTGCTCGCCGTGCCGGAGAAGCCGGTGGCGCGCGCGGACCTCACGCGTCGTGCCGGTTTCCTCGAGTCCTATCGGGTGCTGTGGCGCGACCTGAGCGAACTGTGGCGCGAGGACCGTCGCACCATCTGGTATCTCGGTGCGTCCGCGCTGTTCCGCGACGGGCTGGCGGGCGTGTTCACCTTCGGGGCGGTCCTCGCCGTCACCGTCTACGGGATCGGCGCCGGCGACGTGCTGATCTTCGGGGTCGCGGCGAACGTGGTGTCCGCGATCGGTGCGCTCGTCGCGGGCCGGATCGACGACCGGCTCGGCCCGAAGGCGGTGATCGTCGGGTCGCTCGTGTCGATGATCGCGACAGGCATCGTGCTGCTCGTGGTGTCGGGTCCGACGATGTTCTGGATCTTCGGGCTCGTGCTGTGCCTGTTCGTCGGTCCCGCGCAGTCGTCGGCCCGCACCTTCCTCGCGCGCCTGACCCCGCCCGGGCGGGAGGGACAGATGTTCGGCCTCTACGCGACGACGGGCCGGGCGGTGTCGTTCCTGGCACCGAGCTTGTTCGGTTTCTTCGCGTGGTGGTTCGGAGCGGACCGGGCCGGGATCGTGGGTCTGCTGATCGTGCTGGCGGCGGGGCTGCTGGCGCTGCTCGCGGTGCGGGCGCCGGAAGGGGACCCCGACGCCTGA